Proteins encoded within one genomic window of Ovis aries strain OAR_USU_Benz2616 breed Rambouillet chromosome 1, ARS-UI_Ramb_v3.0, whole genome shotgun sequence:
- the LOC105614727 gene encoding protein dpy-30 homolog, producing the protein MEPEQMLEGQTQVAENPHSEYGLTDNVERIVENEKINAEKSSKQKVDLQSLPTRAYLDQTVVPILLQGLAVLAKERPPNPTEFLASYLLKNKAQFEDRN; encoded by the coding sequence ATGGAGCCAGAGCAGATGCTGGAGGGACAGACGCAGGTTGCAGAAAATCCCCACTCTGAATATGGTCTCACAGACAATGTTGAGAGGAtagtagaaaatgagaaaattaacgCAGAAaagtcatcaaaacagaaagtgGATCTCCAGTCTTTGCCAACTCGTGCCTATCTGGATCAGACAGTTGTGCCTATCTTATTACAAGGACTTGCTGTACTTGCAAAGGAAAGACCACCAAATCCCACTGAATTTCTAGcatcatatcttttaaaaaacaaggcACAGTTTGAAGATCGAAACTGA